CTTGCCCTTTCTTTCAACCAGGCAATATCCTCCTCAGTAAGAGGCCGGACGTAAGGTTCAATGTAAGTTTGGAAGGTATTGGCGCTGACTTGGTTGGAAGGTTTGGCGTTGCTGAAGTCCTTATCAGGAGCCACACCAGCTGCCATGTGGGCAAGATCGGTCTTGGGGAAGTGGGCAACGCTGTaaatctctttcttctcatcGTCCGTCATGCTTGGAAGAATATCTCGAATGTTGTAAATGGTCGGGTCGTCAAACTCCAGCGGGTTATCGCCAAAGACTTGCACCTGAGGAATCGCAGGTTGGGGCTCAGGTTGGTGGGAATCAGTACTGGTTTCAGACCcgggggtcccggggggaGGGCCGTCGCCAGCTGTGGTTGTGCCGTTGGGGGACATCATCGACGGAGGTGAAAGCGAAGAGCTTTCATCCGATATCGCATTCTTGGAGTTTTTCGATGCTGGAGAAGCCGCTAGTGAAGGTTAGTAAATGTTGAACGGTGGGGAAAGTGAAAGAAGACCAGAGTTGTGGAGTTGGGTCGGTAAAAACAAAGAGTGGGAATAAAGCGCCGAATTGGATCTCTTACCTCCCTCAACCTTAGTCTCAGCTCCATCCTGGCGCGCTAATTCATGTGCACCGTGATTTAATGGCCGATCCTCCTTTCCACTTGGGCGCTCTTTCCGCTTCTTCAGCTTCCCGCCCTTGTGAATATCGTCATCCTCTTCGGTTTCACGTTTCAACTTGGAGCGATCTCGAACTTCACGATCAAGCTCCTGATCCTCCACTTCTTTGCGCTTTTGAGACATCTCGCGCATTCCAGCATTGCAAACCTCGCCCCGAAGATCGGCCATGTCACTCAGACCCTTCAGGTGCTCCACCAATGTCTCCAGTGTTTTCGAATCTGGAATGTTCTGCGCAGCTACCAGGTCCAACACATCAGAATATTGCATACTAGCCAAGTCGATGTGTTTGGTGACATCATTTTCCAAGTAGCTTTGGATAGGCAGTGCTGGGATAGTGGGAGCACTAGCGCTAGACGGGGTGGTGTTGCGGCTACGCGACTGGCGCGCATCGCGGCCtttgcccttgcccttgtaTGCGGCCGGCATGGTGTTTCTTCAAAACGATGGTTGGACGAAGGAAAAAGAATAAATGGAATGATGAGGATTTCAAAGGCAGTCcgaaggaaaagagagactTGTCGACAGAAAGGATCCTAGCAGGTGTGAATGGAACTAGACAGACACATGCTGTCGTTGGTCACTGCGAGCGAAGAGGAATGAAAGGAGATTGAGTATCCCCCAAAATTGTCTGATCATGAGCTAGAGCAAATCTAGAGCAAGATACCCTCTCAATTCTCGGTCACGGATAAATTATGACTTTCCCGAGGTGATGACGGTTGACGGTCGCTGGCGGTCGGCCGGAGTGCGTAGCACGTGATAGCGATATGAAGCCTATCATCACGTGTGCATTCTATCCATTCCATCAGTTGCGGTCCCTAAGGGATGTTAGGGCCTAATATATATATGTATATATACATGTGGATGCAATGACAAACAGGACTTTCTGATTGTCCTTATTATCTTATGTCATCCATCAGGATgttagcggcctgatttgtctaCGGGATTACATAGTTCCTGAGCACTTGGCAATGGACATCCTTAAAAGCTGTGAGATGATTCAATTGATTGCATTCTAAAACACACTAACCAGCCTGCGCCTTGCATGCGGCTCAACAGCTGAAGGCTCTCACACATGGCATAGCGTCCAAAAATGTGGTCAGGGTTGAAAGTTGACACACATTCCTCCAGTTCTGCGGAGAGAACCCGAATGTCGGCTACTCCGAACACATTCTAAGGGATGAGGCATTAAAGAGCAAACAATGTATTATATGAATTCTAATTGCAAGCGTTAAAGAACTACTACTTATAAAACAATCTCGCTAAATCCCCATGTAAAGTGTAAAAAGCCTGAAAAGCTGCCTGTTGATGATCATCTCCACAAACAGTCCACCGCGAACGGCCATGTTTAGCGAAGTTTACGATATGGACCACGCGCTCGGCCATTTTTAATTGTTTACTCGTTTACGGAGGTTTTTTTCTAAAATATGAGGCTCAGTGCATTCTAGGCAAGACGTTTTGCCTCCTGCCTCGTGGTTGGAACCAGGCTTGTTCTACATTCTTGCGACGGTCCCGATTGACTCTCACATTTTTTTCGCTGTAGAGCTCTAAATAGCAATAGGGATGTAGGTAATGTTTCAGAGCTGAGTGATATCTCTAGCGAATATGCCTAAAAACGTAGTGGTTGCCAGTTTCGAAAGTCTTTCATGTTCAATCTGTTTTCTCTCTGCACCCTCCTTCCTCACTGATCTCAACCATTTGGCCTCCAGTGTATCTTTTACTTGACACTCATCATCACTATTTATTGGGCCCGGTATCAAGCATTGTGTTATCTTCTAACATGTCTACGCGAAATAACTCTGTGGGTAAAGTGGCTACACTTTGGGCAGGTGAAGGGCAAGCTTCGAATTCCACCTCGTCAGTCGAAGTAAGCATGTCTTATTCATTCAGAATTTGCCAACAGCCTCCGGGGCTGATTCTAATCCGCATAACTGCATAGGAGAATGTTGCCTATCGGTTTGTTCTTGATCGCAAGGTCCAAACGATATCGAGCAACAGCATTCCCAAAGATGGATTGGTATCCGGCCTGTTATTTGTACCCAGTCTAGAGCCGCACGATCCATGCTATGACATTACCGCTTCGTCTGTGCCATCAAATGTGACCCGCTATGAGGATGTGTCAGATTTTGGATACCCCCTTGTTGGCCTTGCTCCATGGGTAACCGCTGAATGTTCTGTATCGTTTCTCTCTGCCGCCCAAAAGGCCGGCACCCATGCCATGATATTTTTCCAGCCATCAGACAACGAGACTGGCATACCACCTGACTCAAAAGACTCTCGCTGGGCGATGAAGGATGGAGATAAATGGAGAATGGAGAACAACTACCCAGTCTATGCCATTTCAGGTCCAGCTGGAACCTCGTTGATCAATGATCTCTCATGGTATTCAAAGGCGACACGCGACAACAAAATATACAACTCAACAAAGAAACTCGCGCTACAAACTGATACGAACCGATTGTTTGCCCGGATTGAAACCGGTAGGTCACGAAAGTCCGTCACTATCGAAATTTATGCTCACACATTGTAGGCGAAGAAACCGCAACCTCGTCGACTAGCGTCTGGAGCTTTGTACT
The nucleotide sequence above comes from Penicillium digitatum chromosome 1, complete sequence. Encoded proteins:
- a CDS encoding Transcriptional regulator Ngg1, putative; the protein is MPAAYKGKGKGRDARQSRSRNTTPSSASAPTIPALPIQSYLENDVTKHIDLASMQYSDVLDLVAAQNIPDSKTLETLVEHLKGLSDMADLRGEVCNAGMREMSQKRKEVEDQELDREVRDRSKLKRETEEDDDIHKGGKLKKRKERPSGKEDRPLNHGAHELARQDGAETKVEGAASPASKNSKNAISDESSSLSPPSMMSPNGTTTAGDGPPPGTPGSETSTDSHQPEPQPAIPQVQVFGDNPLEFDDPTIYNIRDILPSMTDDEKKEIYSVAHFPKTDLAHMAAGVAPDKDFSNAKPSNQVSANTFQTYIEPYVRPLTEEDIAWLKERGDRTTPFIMPRRGKKNYRQIWAEEDGVSYDSSQDDKDQLPLNQGRGSIEQLTDDKAETNEVSVGPLLSRLCSLLRYEHRTFPEDSNPSANGDTASVSGLGGDAMDIDQPIVEKENKGEPKPLPAATTFRDADPNDFKTSVAKLDHAQLDERAKAELRFIGFLGADDNPDYDAHYDDEVAERLRLLQSELKKQIVTNNARKARILKIAQEHMAMLEFTTIQDDLDSQVQQAYLKRTRTMGKSKKGAQPKHRPGGAGGGSHIAGSAGVSRPAVGDAAKIVMDRRRRWNEAFLPIFDDIKTTIPSKGESIFDPEVMAEYEKAELENWDEE
- a CDS encoding Zinc finger, RING/FYVE/PHD-type produces the protein MSTRNNSVGKVATLWAGEGQASNSTSSVEENVAYRFVLDRKVQTISSNSIPKDGLVSGLLFVPSLEPHDPCYDITASSVPSNVTRYEDVSDFGYPLVGLAPWVTAECSVSFLSAAQKAGTHAMIFFQPSDNETGIPPDSKDSRWAMKDGDKWRMENNYPVYAISGPAGTSLINDLSWYSKATRDNKIYNSTKKLALQTDTNRLFARIETGEETATSSTSVWSFVLAIAGTVLMLSIILIIIYRLVLRKRRAQLQRRVNAGQVDIEALALNQMTAPQEIVNKMPLYTYLEIKPPTEATLLRDDTSASSIEHDSGKKTNSSLPNEETHTRDDSGIQKPEAAMIKPGQNDSCRSKYRLSHTQTTCAICLDDFVVGSSTVRELPCGHIFDSACIDPFLTQNCCLCPLCKKSVLPAGSYYISVTNEMVEREHRLRRP